From one Bos indicus x Bos taurus breed Angus x Brahman F1 hybrid chromosome 7, Bos_hybrid_MaternalHap_v2.0, whole genome shotgun sequence genomic stretch:
- the ARHGEF18 gene encoding rho guanine nucleotide exchange factor 18 isoform X3: MTVSQKGGPQPAPSPAGTGTRLGPLTGEMDETDTLFPKLKQVADDSLFLTSSSTEPIFIEDPYTASLRGEVEADTHEFEAESWSLSVDPEYVKKQKREVVKRQDVLYELMQTEAHHVRTLKIMLKVYSRALREELQFSPKAVSRLFPGADDLLEVHSHFLCRLKERRLESLEEGSAHNYIIRKIGDLLLQQFSGENGERMKEKYSVFCSGHNDAVSHYKLLLQQNKKFQNLIKRIGNFSIVRRLGVQECILLVTQRITKYPVLVERIIQNTEAGSEDHRDLTQALNLIKDIISQVDARVSECEKGQRLREIAGKMDLKSSSKLKNGLTFRKEDMLQRQLHLEGTLCWKTTSGRLKDVLAVLLTDVLLLLQEKDQKYVFASVDSKRPVISLQKLIVREVANEEKAMFLISASLHGPEMYEIYTSSKEDRNTWMAHIRRAVESCPDEEEGPFSEAEEEKKVVETRAVRLRDFQERLNRKDQQIAQSLSEKQQIYLEMAEMSGLEDLALSRLLFRGGDPPENLQGELILKSAMSEIEDIQSFICRRLGNAYCQAEDGGSAGSPGKDGSLQKNMCSSDLSPRDWQGLVSSLDSRPGDTQGAPEEASKVAESPGADPGPHPPAVLELELVQRIQTLSQLLLSLQVVIAQQDSYVEIQKAAIQEREKQFRLQSTRGNLLLEQERQRNFEKQREELAGVQKLQGQLRLEQQRWEREREQQRRELDQASARLQQRESELLRLQERLNQEREELERQRQAYQHDLERLREAQRAVERERERLEVLRRLKKQNTAPGALPPEALAETQPLSHTPSFNGNGLDGSMTLTKAPGPRPTSLVSSAGSEYAERPEVARRDSAPAKSEVPIQLLSATNQIQRQAAVQQQIPTKLAASTKGGKDKGGKNRGSQRWDSSASFDLRQPLLLNKLMGKEENTSRNRRSLSPVLPSSTPHQDPSLPAPTPGPADVPTESLPLKTWGPSFPPGAPSSTPVNKEETGKEDVIFF, from the exons ATGACGGTCTCGCAGAAGGGGGGTCCACAGCCAGCACCCAGCCCAGCGGGAACCGGGACAAGACTCGG ACCACTCACAggagagatggatgaaactgaTACACTGTTTCCGAAGCTCAAGCAGGTGGCGGATGACTCGCTTTTTCTTACATCTTCCAGCACTGAGCCCATCTTTATAGAAG ACCCCTACACTGCCTCGCTGAGAGGCGAGGTCGAAGCGGACACCCACGAGTTCGAGGCTGAGTCCTGGAGCCTCTCTGTGGACCCCGAGTATGTGAAGAAACAGAAGAGGGAGGTGGTGAAAAGGCAGGACGTGCTTTATG AGCTGATGCAGACGGAGGCCCACCATGTGCGGACGCTCAAGATCATGCTCAAGGTCTACTCCCGGGCCCTGCGGGAGGAGCTGCAATTCAGCCCCAAGGCCGTCAGCCGCCTGTTCCCAGGCGCAGACGACCTGCTGGAGGTGCACAGCCACTTCCTGTGTCGGCTGAAGGAGCGCCGCCTGGAGTCGCTGGAGGAGGGCAGTGCCCACAACTACATCATCCGGAAGATCGGGGACCTCCTGCTTCAGCAG TTTTCAGGTGAAAACGGAGagaggatgaaagaaaaatacagcGTCTTTTGTAGCGGTCACAACGATGCTGTCAGTCACTACAAGTTGCTGCTGCAGCAAAACAAGAAATTTCAAAACTTgatcaag AGAATCGGCAACTTCTCCATCGTGAGGCGGCTCGGCGTGCAGGAGTGTATCCTCCTGGTCACCCAACGCATCACCAAGTACCCTGTGCTGGTAGAGCGAATTATCCAGAATACAGAAG CTGGCTCCGAGGACCACAGAGACCTGACCCAGGCCCTGAACCTCATCAAAGACATCATCTCACAAGTGGACGCCAGGGTCAGTGAGTGCGAGAAGGGCCAGCGCCTCAGGGAGATCGCTGGGAAGATGGACCTCAAGTCCTCCAGCAAGCTCAAAAATGGGCTGACCTTCCGCAAGGAGGACATGCTGCAGAGGCAGCTCCACCTGGAGGGCACCCTGTGCTGGAAGACCACCTCTGGGCGCCTGAAAG ACGTCCTCGCAGTCCTGTTGacagatgtgctgctgctgctccaagAAAAGGATCAGAAATACGTCTTTGCATCCGTG GACTCCAAGCGCCCCGTCATCTCGCTGCAAAAGCTCATCGTGAGGGAGGTAGCCAACGAGGAGAAAGCCATGTTTCTGATCAGTGCCTCCCTGCATGGGCCCGAGATGTACGAGATCTATACCAGCTCGAAGGAAGACAGGAACACCTGGATGGCCCACATCCGGAGGGCCGTGGAGAG CTGCCCAGACGAAGAGGAAGGGCCCTTCAGCGAGGCCGAAGAGGAAAAGAAGGTGGTCGAGACGCGTGCTGTGAGGCTGAGGGACTTCCAAG AGCGACTGAACAGGAAAGACCAGCAGATTGCACAGAGCCTGAGCGAGAAGCAGCAGATCTACCTGGAGATGGCAGAGATGAGCGGGCTCGAGGACCTCGCCCTGTCTCGGCTTCTCTTCCGGGGAGGGGACCCCCCCGAGAACCTGCAGGGCGAGCTGATTCTCAAGTCAGCCATGAGTGAGA TCGAAGACATCCAGAGTTTCATCTGCAGGCGGCTGGGCAACGCCTACTGCCAGGCAGAAGACGGGGGCAGCGCAGGCAGCCCAGGCAAGG ACGGCAGTCTTCAGAAGAACATGTGCAGCAGTGACCTCAGCCCCCGAGACTGGCAGGGCCTGGTGAGCAGCCTGGACTCGAGGCCTGGAGACACCCAGGGGGCCCCCGAGGAAGCCTCAAAGGTG GCAGAGTCACCAGGTGCAGACCCCGGCCCCCACCCACCTGCGGTCCTGGAGTTGGAG CTCGTCCAGCGGATCCAGACGCTGTCCCAGCTGCTCCTCAGCCTCCAG gtggTCATCGCCCAGCAGGACAGCTACGTGGAAATTCAGAAAGCAGCCATCCAGGAGCGCGAGAAGCAGTTCCGGCTGCAGTCAACACGCGGGAACCTGCTGCTGGAACAGGAGCGGCAGCGCAACTTTGAGAAGCAGCGAGAGGAGCTGGCAGGCGTGCAGAAGCTGCAGGGCCAGCTGCGGCTGGAGCAGCAACGCTGGGAGCGCGAGCGGGAGCAGCAGCGCCGGGAGCTGGACCAGGCCTCGGCGCGGCTGCAGCAGCGTGAGAGTGAGTTGCTGCGGCTGCAGGAGCGGCTGAACCAGGAGCGCGAGGAGCTGGAGCGCCAGCGCCAGGCCTACCAGCATGACCTGGAGCGGCTGCGCGAGGCCCAGCGCGCCGTGGAGCGGGAGCGCGAGCGCCTAGAGGTGCTGCGCCGGCTCAAGAAGCAGAACACAGCGCCTGGGGCGCTGCCGCCGGAGGCACTGGCGGAG ACCCAGCCTCTAAGCCACACTCCCAGCTTCAATGGGAATGGGCTGGATGGATCCATGACCCTGACCAAAGCACCAGGGCCCCGACCCACCTCGCTGGTGTCCAGTGCGGGGTCCGAGTACGCCGAGCGCCCCGAGGTGGCCCGCAGGGACAGCGCCCCGGCCAAGAGCGAAGTGCCCATCCAGCTGCTGAGTGCCACCAACCAGATCCAGAGGCAGGCAGCTGTGCAGCAGCAGATTCCCACCAAGTTGGCAGCCTCCACCAAGGGCGGAAAGGACAAGGGAGGCAAGAACCGGGGCTCCCAGCGCTGGGACAGCTCGG CCTCATTTGACCTGAGGCAGCCGCTGCTTCTCAACAAGCTCATGGGCAAAGAAGAGAACACCTCTCGGAACCGCCGCTCTCTGAGTCCCGTCCTGCCCAGCTCCACGCCCCACCAAG ACCCCAGCCTTCCAGCCCCGACCCCGGGCCCAGCCGATGTCCCCACCGAGTCCCTCCCCCTCAAGACCTGGGGGCCATCCTTTCCACCCGGGGCCCCGTCCTCCACACCAGTCAACAAGGAAGAAACCGGCAAGGAAGACGTCATCTTCTTCTAG